GTCGTCCTGACCGTGGATGAGGACGAGGTCGTGCAGCGACTGCTCCAGCGCGCGGAGACCGAGGGTCGCACCGACGACACCGAGCCGGTGATCCGGCACCGCCAGGAGGTCTACGCCAAGGAGACCGCGCCGCTGATCGCGGTCTACGGCGAGCGCGGCCTCGTGCGCGAGGTCGACGGCATGGGCTCGGTCGACGAGGTCCGGGCACGCGTCTTCGCCGCACTCGGCACCGACGCACCCGCGTCCTGAGCATCGGCGTGCGCCATGGGCCTGCGTGACCGCGGGGTCGAGATCAAGACTCCGGAGCAGATCGCTCTGATGCGGCGCGCCGGACTGGTGGTCGGGCAGACCCTCGAGCTGCTGCGCGGGCACGTCCGGCCCGGGGTCTCGACCCGGGAGCTCGACGCGATCGCGGAGGACGCGATCCGCAGCTCCGGCGCGACGCCGTCGTTCCTGGGCTACCACGGGTTCCCCGGCACGCTGTGCACGTCGGTCAACGACGTGGTCGTCCACGGCATCCCCGACGATCGCGTGCTCGCCGCGGGTGACGTCATCTCCATCGACTGCGGCGCGATCGTCGACGGCTGGCACGGCGACGCCGCGATCACGGTGCCCGTGGGCGAGGTCGCCCCCGAGGTGGCCGAGCTGCTGCGCGTGACCGAGGAGGCGCTCTGGGCCGGCATCGCCGCCGCTCGGCTCGGCGGTCGGGTCACCGACATCTCCCACGCGGTCGAGCAGTCGGTGCGCAGCCAGCCCGCGACGTACGGCATCGTCGAGGACTACGTCGGCCACGGCATCGGCTCGGCCATGCACCAGCCGCCCAACGTGCCGAACTTCGGCAGGCCCGGCAAGGGCCCGAAGCTCGTCGAGGGCCTCGCCCTCGCGGTCGAGCCGATGATCACCCTCGGCGACCAGGCCAACCGGGTGCTCGACGACGAGTGGACCGTCGTCACCCTCGACGGCAGCTGGGCGGCCCACTTCGAGCACTCCTTCACCCTCACCCCCGACGGCGCGTGGGTGCTCACCGCCCTCGACGGCGGCGAGGCGCGCCTCACCGCCCTCGGCGTCCCCTTCGGCGGGCGTTGAGCTCCCTGCGAATTCGCTACACGTGTAGTGAATTTGTCCCTGTGTACACGTTCCAGTCGGCGTGTCGCGCAAGTTCGTGTACAAGGTCCGGAAGGGTACGGCGGTCGTGGGCGTTGGTGGTGGTGTGACTTCACCCCGCCCGCTCCGGCTCTCCGTCCTCGACCTCGTCCCCGTGCGCACCGACCAGACCAGTGCCGACGCGGTGGCGGCGAGCCGGGAGCTCGCCCGGGTGGCGGACGCGGCGGGCTACCACCGCTACTGGGTGGCCGAGCACCACAACATGCCGGCGGTCGCGGCGACGAACCCGCCGGTCCTGATCGCGCTCCTGGCGGCAGCGACCGAGCGCATCCGGGTGGGGTCCGGTGGCGTGATGCTGCCGAACCACGCCCCGCTCGTGGTCGCGGAGCAGTTCGCGCTCCTCGAGGCCGCGTTCCCGGGTCGGATCGATCTCGGGCTCGGACGCGCGCCCGGGACGGACCCGGTCACCAGCTGGGCCCTGCGCCACGGCGCCGGGGGAGTGGGGGAGGACGCGGTGGCGCGCTTCCCGCAGTACGTCGACGAGATCATCGCGATGATGGACACCGCCGGCGTCGGGCTGGAGGTGGCCGGGCGGACCCATCCGCTGCGGGCGACCCCGGTCGCATCAGGCCGTGCACCGGTCTGGCTGCTCGGGTCCTCCGACTACTCCGCGCGGCTCGCCGCGGCTCGCGGGCTGCCGTACGTCTTCGCCCACCACTTCTCGGGGCAGGGGACGGCCGAGGCGCTGGCGTTGTATCGCGACCAGTTCCAGCCCTCCGAGCTCTGCGCGGAGCCGCGCACGTTCCTGACCGTGAACGTCGCCGTCGCCCCGACGGCGCAGGAGGCGGAGCGGCTCGCGCTCCCGCAGCTGCTCGCGATGCTGACGCTGCGCACCGGCGGGCCGCTCGGAGCGCAGCTCCTCGTCGAGGAGGCCGAGGACGTCGCCGTGCCCACCGAGCACGAGCGGCTCCTGGCGGCGATGCGCGAGCGCTGGATCATCGGCGACCCCGGCACCGCGGCGCACCGGGTGCGTGAGCTGGCTGCCGGCTTCGACGTCGACGAGGTGATGGTCCACCCGGTGGCCGGTGCGTACGCCGGGACCGATCCCGCCGCTGCCCCGGCACGCGCCGAGACCCTGCGTCTGCTCGCCGAGGCCGCAGGCGGCCTCGATTGGTGATTGCCCCCGGATCGGACTAGACTGGCCAGTCGGCCCAACATGGGTCCGTTCTGTGGTGCCTCGCGGCTGCCCGGCGTTCGCTCGATCCACTCCTTCACGGCGTGGTTCGCACGTGCTCGGCATGGGGTTCACGACGGTCCCGTGAGGTCCACCGGCCCCGCGGCGCACCCGCGTCGGGGGTCCGGGCGGTTCCCGGGCCAACGGTAGATGACGTGAACGACGACTCTTGAGCAGATTGCGGAGGACATGCCGAAGAAAGAAGGCGTGATCGAGATCGAGGGCACGGTGGTTGAGGCCCTCCCGAACGCGATGTTTCGGGTGGAGCTCTCCAACGGCCACAAGGTTCTCGCGCACATCAGCGGCAAGATGCGCCAGCACTACATCCGGATCCTCCCCGAGGACCGCGTCGTGGTGGAGCTGTCGCCGTACGACCTCACCCGGGGTCGCATCGTCTACCGCTACAAGTGAGTAGGCAGCCGACACCTGAAAGGCCTCACCCATGAAGGTCCAGCCGAGCGTCAAGCCGATCTGTGACAAGTGCAAGGTGATTCGTCGCCACGGCCGCGTCATGGTCATCTGCGAGAACCCTCGCCACAAGCAGCGGCAAGGCTGAAGCCACGCGCGACGAAGGAGCGCGAGGCGTCTCAGCCGCAGATCGAGCAAGCCCTCCGACCGAGCCTGCGAGGTCGGAACGGGCGGGTCGAGATCCCGAGAGGGACTGACCAGCTCGACCGAGAACCGCCACAACTGAACATGCACAACTGAACACCGAACAACGTGATCGCTGGGTACCGATCGGCATTGGCCGAACGGGACTCTCACCTCCGGGGACAGGCCGGAGCCCGCACCGACGAGGACCGGGACGCGACACGACCGACACCTGTCGACATCGAAAGGACACCGCCGCATGGCACGCCTCGTTGGTGTTGACCTCCCGCGCGACAAGCGCATCGAGATCGCACTCACTTACATCTACGGCATCGGCCGTACCCGCGCCCAGCAGCTGCTCGCCGCAACCGGGGTCGACCCGAATGCGCGCGTCCACACGCTGGGCGACGAGGAGCTGGTGAAGCTCCGCGACGAGATCGAGGCCAACTTCAAGATCGAAGGTGACCTCCGTCGTGAGGTCCAGGCTGACATCCGACGCAAGATCGAGATCGGCAGCTACCAGGGGCGCCGCCACCGTCAGGGCCTCCCGGTCCGCGGTCAGCGCACCAAGACCAACGCGCGCACCCGCAAGGGACCCAAGCGCACCGTCGCCGGCAAGAAGAAGAAGTGACCTGCGCCTCGCGCAGCACTTCCCTTCCTCGTAGAGCCAACCCAGAACCTCAGGAGAATTTCTAGATGCCTCCCAAGAGCCGCCAGGCTTCCGGCGCCAAGAAGGTGCGCCGCAAGGAGAAGAAGAACATCGCTCAGGGCGAAGCCCACATCAAGAGCACGTTCAACAACACCATCGTCACGATCACCGACCCGACCGGTGCGGTGATCTCGTGGGCCTCTGCCGGCACCGTCGGCTTCAAGGGCTCGCGCAAGTCCACGCCGTACGCCGCGCAGATGGCCGCCGAGGCCGCTGGTCGTCGGGCGATGGAGCACGGGATGAAGAAGATCGACGTCTTCGTCAAGGGCCCGGGCTCGGGCCGCGAGACGGCGATCCGTTCGCTGGGTGCGATCGGCCTCGAGGTCGGCACCATCCAGGACGTCACGCCCACGCCCCACAACGGATGCCGGCCGCCCAAGCGCCGCCGCGTCTGACCCGACACCGAAGGCTAAGGAGAGACTGACAGATGGCCCGTTACACCGGCCCCATGACCAAGAAGTCGCGCCGCCTCGGTGTCGACCTCGTCGGCGGCGACGCAGCTTATGAGCGTCGCCCGTACCCGCCCGGCCAGCACGGCCGCGCCCGGGTGAAGGAGAGCGAGTACCGCACTCAGCTCCAGGAGAAGCAGAAGGCGCGCCTCACGTACGGCGTCCTCGAGCGGCAGTTCCACCGCTACTACGTCGAGGCGAACCGTCGCCCCGGCAAGACCGGTGACAACCTGCTGCAGCTGCTCGAGTCGCGCCTCGACAACGTCGTCTACCGCGCCGGGTTCGCCCGCACGCGGCGGCACGCGCGTCAGCTCGTGGTGCACGGCCACTTCCGCGTGAACGGCAAGAAGGTCGACATCCCGTCGTACCAGGTCAGCCAGTTCGACGTCATCGACGTCCGCGAGAAGTCGCTGGAGATGACCCCGTTCATCATCGCCCGCGAGACCCACGGCGAGCGCGTCGTCCCCGCGTGGATGGACGTGCAGCCGAACCGGATGCGAATCCTGATCCACTCGCTGCCGGTGCGTGCGCAGATCGACCTGCCGATCCAGGAGCAGCTGATCGTGGAGTTCTACTCCAAGAAGTAATCGGTCGGGGGGCTCCGCCCCCCGACTGCCCCCCGTTCGGTGGCTGCGGTCGTTGATCAGCTGCAGCCACCAGCGGGAGGGCAGCGGAAGTCCCCACGATTTCGCCTCTCTCCATCTCTCTCGTTCGGGTCCTTCAAATAGCGGTCGGATCCGGAAAGGACACCCACAGTGCTCATCGCTCAGCGTCCGACCCTGTCGGAAGAGGTCGTCGACGAGTTCCGCTCGCGGTTCGTGATCGAGCCGCTGGAGCCCGGCTTCGGCTACACGCTCGGCAACTCGCTGCGGCGCACCCTGCTCTCCTCGATCCCCGGGGCAGCCGTCACCAGCATCCGTATCGACAACGTGCTCCACGAGTTCTCGACCATCGAGGGCGTGAAGGAGGACGTGACCGAGGTGATCCTCAACCTCAAGGGTCTCGTGGTCTCCTCCGAGCACGACGAGCCGGTCACGATGTACCTGCGCAAGTCCGGTGCCGGTGACGTCACCGCCGCCGACATCGCACCCCCGGCGGGTGTCGAGGTGCACAACCCCGACCTCAAGATCGCCACGCTCAACAGCAAGGGCAAGCTCGAGATGGAGCTGGTCGTCGAGCGCGGTCGCGGCTACGTCAGCGCCGTGCAGAACAAGGGCCTCGACAACGAGATCGGCCGCATGCCGGTCGACTCGATCTACTCGCCCGTGCTCAAGGTGACCTACAAGGTCGAGGCGACGCGTGTCGAGCAGCGCACCGACTTCGACCGTCTCGTCATCGACGTCGAGACCAAGCCCTCGATCCGTCCCCGCGACGCCCTCGCCTCGGCCGGCCGCACCCTGGTCGAGCTGTTCGGCCTGGCCCGCGAGCTCAACGTCGAGGCCGAGGGCATCGAGATCGGCCCCTCGCCGGTCGACGAGCAGTTGGCCGCCGACCTCGCCCTCCCGGTCGAGGACCTGCAGCTCACCGTCCGGTCCTACAACTGCCTCAAGCGTGAGGGCATCCACACCGTGGGTGAGCTCATCTCGCGCTCGGAGCAGGACCTGCTCGACATCCGCAACTTCGGCGCGAAGTCCATCGACGAGGTCAAGGCCAAGCTCGTCGAGATGGGCCTCTCGCTCAAGGACAGCGCCCCGGGCTTCGACCCGACCGCTGCCCTGGCGGCGTACGAGGACGACGACGCCAGCTTCGTCGAGGACGAGCAGTACTGATCTTCCCCACCATCTACTCCGGTACCTGATACGGCCGGGGAGAAAAGAGAGAACACCTCATGCCTACCCCTAAGAAGGGCACCCGCCTCGGCGGCAGCCCGGCCCACCAGCGGCTGATGCTCGCCAACCTGGCGACCGCCCTCTTCGAGCACGGTTCGATCACCACCACCGAGGCCAAGGCGCGCACCCTGCGTCCGTACGCCGAGCGGCTGATCACCCGTGCGAAGAAGGGTGACCTGCACTCCCGTCGCCTGGTCCTGCGCACCATCCGCGACAAGGGCGTCGTCCACCTGCTCTTCACCGAGATCGCGCCGTCGTTCTCCGAGCGCCCGGGCGGCTACACCCGCATCACCAAGCTCGGCCCCCGCAAGGGCGACAACGCCCCCATGGCGGTCATCGAGCTGGTGACCGAGGCCTACGAGCCGAAGGCGTCGAGCACGAAGGCTGCTCCGGCTGCCGCCGCTGCTCCGGCCGCCGAGGTCACCGAGCCCGAGACCGACGCCGCTCCGGCCGAGATCGAGGCGACCGACGAGGCCGGGGAGACCCAGGTCCTGGAGGTCAAGGAGACCGAGGCGGAGGCGGAGGCGGAGATCGCCGAGGCTCCGGCCGAGGACGAGGCTCCTGCTGAGGAGTCCACCGAGGGTGAGGACGAGGCGAAGGCCTGATCCACCCCCCGTCGTACACCACGAAGGCCTGCCACCGTCACGGTGGCAGGCCTTCGTCGTGTCTCAGGGCCGCCAGGCGGGGTCGCGGCCGATGAGTCCGATGAGTGGCTCCTGGGTGGTCGCGTCATCGGGCACGGGCACCCGCGGGCCGTACTGCCCTGATGCCGCGAGCGTGTCCGCCATCGGCTCCATGCCGGCGAGCAGCTCGGCACACACCTCCGCGTCGAGCGCGTCGTCCTGGGCGGTGGCCCGGGCCAGGTCCCAGGTGTGCAGGAAGATGTCGGTGACGTAGTAGGCCGCGACCGCCTCGGTCAACGTCTGGGGCGGCAGCGGCGGGTGAGTGAACGCGGAGCTGACAGCGACCGGGTCGTCGAGCAGCGCCTGGACGCGCGTCGCGTGCGTGCGCCAGACCTGCGGCGGGTCGGTGGTGTCGCCGGCGCCGTGGGCCGACAGGTGGTGCTCGCTGCCGCCGGCGAGGAAGCCGGGCAGCCAGGTCACCAGGTGCTCGACGACGTCACGCGCTCGCCACGACGCGACCGGCGTCGGCGCCTCCCAGTCGCGTACGCCGCCCACCACGTCCTCGAAGCGTGCTGCGACGACGCGGTGCCGGTCCGCCGGGTCGGTCGGCCAGGTCACGAGGCGTCGTCCAGCGTGCCGTCGGCGAGCATCGCGTCGATGGCGGCGTAGCCGGGGTGGATGCCGTACTCCATGCCGCTGGCCAGCCACTGGTCGCGGCCGACGAAGGAGTCGCACAGCGACATCGCATGCAGCCGGGTGGTGCCATCGCCGAGGTCGGTGAAGGTGAGCGTCTCCAGGCTGACGTCGTCGGGCATGCCCTCCCAGGTGAAGGTCTGCACGATCCGATCGGGTGCG
The nucleotide sequence above comes from Nocardioides massiliensis. Encoded proteins:
- the map gene encoding type I methionyl aminopeptidase; the encoded protein is MGLRDRGVEIKTPEQIALMRRAGLVVGQTLELLRGHVRPGVSTRELDAIAEDAIRSSGATPSFLGYHGFPGTLCTSVNDVVVHGIPDDRVLAAGDVISIDCGAIVDGWHGDAAITVPVGEVAPEVAELLRVTEEALWAGIAAARLGGRVTDISHAVEQSVRSQPATYGIVEDYVGHGIGSAMHQPPNVPNFGRPGKGPKLVEGLALAVEPMITLGDQANRVLDDEWTVVTLDGSWAAHFEHSFTLTPDGAWVLTALDGGEARLTALGVPFGGR
- a CDS encoding LLM class flavin-dependent oxidoreductase → MTSPRPLRLSVLDLVPVRTDQTSADAVAASRELARVADAAGYHRYWVAEHHNMPAVAATNPPVLIALLAAATERIRVGSGGVMLPNHAPLVVAEQFALLEAAFPGRIDLGLGRAPGTDPVTSWALRHGAGGVGEDAVARFPQYVDEIIAMMDTAGVGLEVAGRTHPLRATPVASGRAPVWLLGSSDYSARLAAARGLPYVFAHHFSGQGTAEALALYRDQFQPSELCAEPRTFLTVNVAVAPTAQEAERLALPQLLAMLTLRTGGPLGAQLLVEEAEDVAVPTEHERLLAAMRERWIIGDPGTAAHRVRELAAGFDVDEVMVHPVAGAYAGTDPAAAPARAETLRLLAEAAGGLDW
- the infA gene encoding translation initiation factor IF-1, with amino-acid sequence MPKKEGVIEIEGTVVEALPNAMFRVELSNGHKVLAHISGKMRQHYIRILPEDRVVVELSPYDLTRGRIVYRYK
- the rpmJ gene encoding 50S ribosomal protein L36; amino-acid sequence: MKVQPSVKPICDKCKVIRRHGRVMVICENPRHKQRQG
- the rpsM gene encoding 30S ribosomal protein S13 codes for the protein MARLVGVDLPRDKRIEIALTYIYGIGRTRAQQLLAATGVDPNARVHTLGDEELVKLRDEIEANFKIEGDLRREVQADIRRKIEIGSYQGRRHRQGLPVRGQRTKTNARTRKGPKRTVAGKKKK
- the rpsK gene encoding 30S ribosomal protein S11, with translation MPPKSRQASGAKKVRRKEKKNIAQGEAHIKSTFNNTIVTITDPTGAVISWASAGTVGFKGSRKSTPYAAQMAAEAAGRRAMEHGMKKIDVFVKGPGSGRETAIRSLGAIGLEVGTIQDVTPTPHNGCRPPKRRRV
- the rpsD gene encoding 30S ribosomal protein S4, encoding MARYTGPMTKKSRRLGVDLVGGDAAYERRPYPPGQHGRARVKESEYRTQLQEKQKARLTYGVLERQFHRYYVEANRRPGKTGDNLLQLLESRLDNVVYRAGFARTRRHARQLVVHGHFRVNGKKVDIPSYQVSQFDVIDVREKSLEMTPFIIARETHGERVVPAWMDVQPNRMRILIHSLPVRAQIDLPIQEQLIVEFYSKK
- a CDS encoding DNA-directed RNA polymerase subunit alpha; its protein translation is MLIAQRPTLSEEVVDEFRSRFVIEPLEPGFGYTLGNSLRRTLLSSIPGAAVTSIRIDNVLHEFSTIEGVKEDVTEVILNLKGLVVSSEHDEPVTMYLRKSGAGDVTAADIAPPAGVEVHNPDLKIATLNSKGKLEMELVVERGRGYVSAVQNKGLDNEIGRMPVDSIYSPVLKVTYKVEATRVEQRTDFDRLVIDVETKPSIRPRDALASAGRTLVELFGLARELNVEAEGIEIGPSPVDEQLAADLALPVEDLQLTVRSYNCLKREGIHTVGELISRSEQDLLDIRNFGAKSIDEVKAKLVEMGLSLKDSAPGFDPTAALAAYEDDDASFVEDEQY
- the rplQ gene encoding 50S ribosomal protein L17; translation: MPTPKKGTRLGGSPAHQRLMLANLATALFEHGSITTTEAKARTLRPYAERLITRAKKGDLHSRRLVLRTIRDKGVVHLLFTEIAPSFSERPGGYTRITKLGPRKGDNAPMAVIELVTEAYEPKASSTKAAPAAAAAPAAEVTEPETDAAPAEIEATDEAGETQVLEVKETEAEAEAEIAEAPAEDEAPAEESTEGEDEAKA
- a CDS encoding maleylpyruvate isomerase N-terminal domain-containing protein, with product MTWPTDPADRHRVVAARFEDVVGGVRDWEAPTPVASWRARDVVEHLVTWLPGFLAGGSEHHLSAHGAGDTTDPPQVWRTHATRVQALLDDPVAVSSAFTHPPLPPQTLTEAVAAYYVTDIFLHTWDLARATAQDDALDAEVCAELLAGMEPMADTLAASGQYGPRVPVPDDATTQEPLIGLIGRDPAWRP